The DNA sequence ttctgagtgcagagccaggagtaatccctgactgctgctgggtgtgacccaaaaccacacacacaaacacacacacaagcttcCTGATAACTGTtggattttgttaatttttatacttcccccaaataaaacttcattattatttttctttgtttggggggcacatctggcaatgttcagggggtaactcctggctctacatttagtaatgaattctggtggtgcttggtgacccatatgagatgccagagatcaaacctggttcagacatatgcaaggcaagctcattacccactgtactatctctccagccccctaaactaTATTATTGAGGCAGCCAGTTTTCCTCTTCTATTTGACATATCTGTTAAACATGTATATAGGTTATCATCACCTTAGTGTTGCTTTGTCTTTGCCAAAGTAGAGGGTTCttctataaaaaaattaatatccacCTATTTAATTGTGTAGCAAATATTCTTCGTAGAATGATGTGGAATCCATTTTTGTActtcaatttaatattttgtaCTATCCAAACTAGCTCTTATTATTCAATATGTGAGTTAACATATACATTAATTTAGGGGGCTTTATATTTAGTCATATGTATAAACAGAAGCACTCGTGAAGTATTATAGTTTGGAATTCTGAGCAGGCTCTGTTAAGTATTACACATCACAGTTTCTACTTTGATATTTTACTTCTGTAAAAGTCTTTCTGTGTGGTATTCAAAGGAAAAGTCAGGTCAGAAAATAACTGACATCTAAACATATCTTTAGAGTAACTGGGTCAAAGagaaagactgaaaaataaaggTACTTGGGTAAACATTCAAATCTGTGAAGCAACAAAAGCTAATCTATGAAATGCTAAAAGCCAAGTGTTCAGAAAAATAATCCCTTTTATATCATCTATCACAGTCTTTCTGAACTCCCTCCTCAAGATTTACAGCAAAGTGTGTCTGGTTATACTGTTAATTCAGagcttttttataaataaaaaagaggaagagcTAAATAAGGGGGTTAGGGAGATGGCTCAGTACACAAGAGCACAATGCTTTGCAATGTCCAGACCTGAATTTAAACACCAGAACCTCCAAACATCCTCGGTGTATCTCTGgaagctgagtgtggccctccaGGCTCTTCAAGCACTGCTAGATTGATTACCTAGGATGTTTCCAGGCATCAAAGGCCCAGAGCAGCTCAGACATAGACAAAGGCTTCAGCACTGAATGCTcccagcatcactgggagtgactcTGGACAGAGCATTGCTTCTGAGAGAACTAAATAgagatggagaaatagtatagaggttaaagtGTTTACTCACATtgtatccccagtaccacatagagacccctcaagcaccaccaggggtcacttctgagcagaaaacagtccctgagcattgttgggtgtgtgTGGCCCAAGTTCCCTCGCCCCAGCCCACCCACACcactcacatatacacatacaccaAATAGTACTAAATTACAAAGAATGTATTTAAACATGAAGCTTTCATTCTAAATGCTTCAGAGCACCATACACACTTTCCTATTAAGAAAAGAGTAAATATGGAGGAATTGGTTGTTTTTCAAAATGTGCTGAGGAGACAGGAGAACATTTTTGCAAATATCTATATGCAACAATGCCGGGGGAAATTTAGAGCATTATAAACCATTCAAATGAGCTTGAACTATAATTTCTAGATGAAATTTAGAAAGTATATCTTTTGTTATTACATGGTACTACTGTCAATGAACAGTAAAAGGGTCGCTTTATGCTATTCAGCACTAGGAGGTCTCTTGTTGAATAATAATTTCACCTCTACTATATGTGAGTgtctgtggagagagagagagagagagagagagagagagagagagagagagagagagagagagagacctagtATTGTTGACCAGCTTAAAGGACATAATCAGTGTGGAGTTACACAAGTTGACTGGTCATTATAATAAGTGCTCAATTGGCCCTTATTAACAGACTATGAAAGGTTTCAAATTAGACTCGGGTTACTGAGTATATTTCTTAAAGCAACTAGCCTTTGGTCCAAACTGCCTCTACTCATAGTCTAAGAAAATACACATCTTTCCAGAGAAGAATGAGTGATATCACCCTCTCccactcttttccttcctctctcaagtaaagaaaggaaggagattaACATGTTCTCAGGCTTGGAAAGTGACTCAGTATAATGACAGATTCTGGGAAAGAAGGTGCCAAGCCTTCAGTTACAGAATCTTCTAAATGTGAACCAAAGAGGAGGTTAATCACTAATTAAGGGAACTGAGCTTGGACTTGGGGTCTGGAAAGCTAACTGAGCAAAAGCTGTGAATTGTGACAGCTGGTGGAAAATCTGAGAGATTCCAGCAAGGACTTTTTCCTTCTGGGTCTTTTCCTTCTACCATTTCTCCCACCAGCCACTTCTCTCTTTTTAGATAAGAAACATAcatgcctccccacccccaagtgAAAAAAGCAATCACCacctacacacatatacacacacacactaacattTCTCCTATTATTTTCTATGTTGGCATTTCACTGGCTGCCTTTTTAAAATCAGTGGTCATTAGAGAGGATGGGTGACCTAATAGGGTACAAAGCCTCTGGCGGTATAAGATACAGCATGGACAATAGAGTACCACACTGCACTGCATATCTGAAAATAGCTAATAATTTCattacaggaaataaaaattgtGAGATTGTGGATGATGAGCTAAACTTATGGGGATAATCATTTcacaatacacacatatatcaaatgatgattttaatttaatttgctgCCACTTCTCTTTAATTCATGATCCTTTAGCATTAACCACTGGTTGGCAACCTTAATCAGATACTTATATTTGATTAAACGTATACAAACTTGGAGCtgaggcaaaacaaaaagaataagaccAGATTCTTACTCTCCCTTGCTTAAGCTGGAGTTTCCTCAGCTTCCCCATGATGAAAAATGTCTTCATTGCACATCCATATGTGAAATTAATCCTAACCTATAAGGAGAAATGATGCCCAAGCCAGGCATCTCCCACTCTCTTTATCTTCTCTCCAAATTTTATGGAGTCAGTTGCAACTACTGGCCAGCTGGAACTGTGGATAGAAGTAAATTAACTGGAAACCTCAACTGAGCACTTCAGACAACGGAAAAAAAGGTGAAGAAAGCTGGCCCTGGAAACTCTTGCTGCTGCCCCAACAGCCCATTCAGTGATGGAAGGTACAGAACTGTCAACCTCTTTGTAGAAGGAACAAGCTGGGAAGGAGTCAGATCAACTCTCACATTTGGGGGGTTCTCTAAAAGATGAACAACTGAGAGGGAGGCCTTTCTAAATAATTTAGGAAAGGTACCTCCCTACTTTTCTAACAAATATTATCATTCTACCCACTTCATTTAGGATTGGGGGAACATAACTGGCTGTACTCAAATTGGCTTATTCCtgatctgtgcttagggaccactcctggtagtgcttggggatatACTCCCTCAGCCACTTGAAAGCAAAGTTCTTTACTGACTGTACTATCTCAAAAGCCCCTACTAATATTTATTGTAGTTCTTATGTCCTCCAGAACTAGCATTTCTAATTATTTGTCCAGTTTTGTTTCTTAGAAAGAAGAACTGAAAAACTGAATTTTCAAATCAAATTAGgtaaaggtaaaaaaataattcaattgaCTATAAGTTTCACTTGTTGCttatagacaatgactttaaaGATAAAAGACTTAAAATACCTCTGCAGATTCTTTgttaaaaaagagatagagagaccaagaccaagaaaagagagggagaagaaagaaaaagggacaagaaaaggggggaaggcagaaaaaaagaggaaagaagaaagaagagctgAAAGATGTTTGTGTTAGGATTTAAATTACACCTCAGTGTATCTATGAACATAAATATCCAGAAGCCTGAAACTTATTGTGAACTTCACAAACTACACAAATAAAAAGGGCAAgttcatattatttcttttcattaaacCAGGCCATCAGGACTGTATTCTACAATGATTCTATTCTTCTGGGGATTTCGATTCCAATTTTTGTactggtttgctttgtttttttccaaCACTCTTCTTTACCCAACACTAGTCTAAGAATCTACTAAATTCTATTGATTTTTTGCTCTTTTAACACAAGCTCATTAACCTGAAATACTAAAGGGATAGCTGTATTTCACTGAGCCTATAACCTAGTGTCTGGAAACAAAAAAGATCCGAAAGCAGTGAAAGAGTCCTCTCCCAGAGACTGCAACATTTTTTTGTAAATTCGATGGAAGAGGTTAGAACATGGTTCCCTTGAGTCTGAAGTTTTTCTCATCAGTTAATAGTAGCTTTCTAGCTATTCACACTTCTTTCCTATGGCATTTAACAAACTCAGAATTCTTGTCTTGCTACCAACTTTTGTATTCTTAGAAGCTGAGAGTTGGCGGAGAGGCCCAGGGTTGTAAGGACAGCATCCAACAGGAGTGCTCTGCTTCTGGAAAGTTGGCCCCAGGCTCCTGGAAGATCACTTCCCGGATATAAGGAAAGGAAATCTTCCCCAGATACCTAGGGGATTTCCTCATGGAGAAAATGGCTCCTTAAGTGAAAAATATGACAACACATATTTCAAACATACCTCAGATGCAGCTGTCCAGACAAAACTCTTATGAAACccacagttgtttttgtttttgcttttgttgtttaaatcttcccAAATCAGGAACATTGAAAGCTATTGCCCCACTCTTGAGGGACAGAGGATGAAGGAAAAGTAATTTCacctttcaatatatatatatatatatatatatatatatattgatatatatatataactgtatgtgtgtgtatatatatatatcatttttgtggtttttttttcttttatctgagGTCTCTGCTTTAATCTGACCTGTACTCTTTTCATTCAAGGCAACAGACATCTTCCAactgttttttaatttgatttatccTTCGAAACAGAAAGTGCATTACATGTAACTGGTCTTGCAAAGGAGTTTGCTTCTCTTTACAAACCGAATtccttatataaattaaaaaggttAAAGAAGCTAATAGATCACCGTTATtcgctttaaaaaaagaaaagaaataccattTACATTGTCTATAGTATTCttatgatacaaaaaaaaaaaaaaaaacacttcaaattCAATTACATCAACTGAGTTTTAAGATTTCTGATCCGGAGCAGTTGTAACAATTCCCACCATCTACTTCAACACGCagggtttttgttgtgtttttctgttttctttttctcagaaaaGAGTTAAATTAAATACAAGCTATTGTAGCCCTCCCGCCCCCGAATACTTTTCTTGAAATCACTAATAAATAGCAACAAACGACTGTGCAATTTCCAAAGGAAGCAGAGAGGCAGGGCGAGGCCTTCCCGGGATGCCGGGGTCCTTGACCCCGCCAGTTGGGGCTCAGGGCCagggtgggggacacacctggacgCGGGGACACCTGGGGTCCGACCAAATCCCACCCCAGGGCTGCGGCGGGGAGAAGCGGGGTCGCATTCTGGAAGCTTCTCAATCCAAGTTCAACAGTAAAAGGGAATCGCTCTTAAGCCTGGAAGAAACAGGTCCgtcctttttgcttttttttttttttcttggataccAAATTCGGGGGAAGaaagccttttttgttttgttttgttttgttttctttttcttttcattttttttttcctttttgaatattcacaataaagtaACGTCTAGTCAGTGTGACTCACGGTTTATTTACAAAGCGCCTTCAACAGGTCACTCGAATGGGCACAGCAGTTTGTGCAGGGATGGGGAGAAGAACTGCGTCCCCCCTGGTCCCCGCAGCTGCCGCCCGCCAGCGGGGCTCCGAGGTCCCCGGCCCCGGGCGCGCAGGTGCTCCGACCCGGGTCCCCGCGCGCGCGGGGGACAGAGGCGGGATCGGGTGGGAGGAGGCGCGGGTCCTCCCGCTGGGACGCTGGGGGAGACCCAGTGGGCCAAGCCGGGCGCCCCAAGGACGCGGCTCGGACCCGCTCCCgccccgcccgccccgccccgcacCCCGACTCTGGGCTGCAAAACTCGCCGGAGTCCTTGGCCTTGTCCGGCAGCGGGGCTCACGACGAGGCGTCGGTCTCGGCCGCGTGCAGCAGCAGCGCGCTGCCGCCGCCCGACTTGTGCTTCTTGAGCAGCTGCGTGATCTTCTCGTCGTCCGAGTTGGGGTCCAGGGGCTTGTTGTAGTCGTCGTCGTCCTCCTCGTTCTCCGACGCCCCCTTGAGCCGCTCGGTCTCCGAGTCCTGCTTCTTCTTGGCGGTGGCCATCTCGGCCGCGTGCTTCTTTCTCCACTTGGTCCGGCGGTTCTGGAACCAGACCTGGGGGGGATGGAAGGGACcagagaggggaaagagggggGACAGTCAGCGGAGAGAGCCCACCGGCAGACTCCCACGACTAGCAGAGTCGGTATTCCAGCACCCCCaggtcgtccccccccccccgtggaaAGGGCACCAACAAACTGCAGTTGCCATAGCGATGGGGACACAAAAGTTCTCAGGTTGTCAGTGAGGGGTGTCCCAGgggggaaacaaaacaaaacaaaacaaaacttaggaggcaaaaaaaaaaaaaaaagtttcccaaaAACTGAGTCCGCGTTCCTGCTTCCTAGTttgtaaaataaaagcataaaggcataaattaataaataaatgacccCCTTCAAAAGTGTCCACAAAACCATTGgaatttttccccctttggttaATTGCTGCCTTGGATGAAGGAATTTCAAACCACTGATGAAAGTGTACTTGCTAAAGTGGGATTTGTAGGCTgcacaacatttatttttatttatttatttatttatttatttatttatttatttattttggtttttgggccacacccggcattgctcaggggttactcctggctgtctgctcagaaatagctcctggcaggcaccgggtaccatatgggacaccgggattcgaaccaaccacctttggtcctggatcggctgcttgcaaggcaaacaccgctgtgctatctctccaggccctgcacaACATTTAACAGAGCAATTAACTTTGCGTTTTCACCTTCAGATGTCTGTCTGTCGGATTCATTCGAAAACTGAACACATACAAACAAGGAGGTAAACGCTCCCTTCCCGTGTACACTGTAGTATACAGTGAAttcagaaaagaatagaaaaataaaggctAAAAAAGAAACCTCATGTTCAAATTTCcaacaaatacataaaaacattaaaGTGTAATCAAAATCCATAGACATTTCTCTCATCCTTGCTCTATGCAGAAGCTCTTCCttgcagcattttttttcataatattagAGAAAGTCTTGGCTAGCATTTTTATTAGAAATCATTTTAAGTGAAATTCTGGCGACTACATTAATTTTCAGTATTAGCATATCCACTATTTCATATACTTGATACTGTTTCTCTCCAAGACTTTCATGTTAATGTAGATTGTAAGCCTATTTATGATTTCACAGCagatataatatacatttaaaactaTGTCAACAGAAATAATCTATTTCCtcaaatattaaattatcatCTCTCTGTTTCTCCCCTGCTTTgtcataagcttttttttttttttttggcttttgggccacacccggagatgctcaggggttactcctggctgtctgctcagaagtagctcctggcaggcacgggggaccatatgggacaccgggattcgaaccaaccacctttggtcctggatcggctgcttgcaaggcaaacgccgctgtgctatctctccggcccgctttgtcataaactttacattttatttagaaaatctaaattgatagaaatgtttttttctttttattctccatCTATAATTCATTTCTAGGCACACATAGCTACAGCAACAAATGAAAATTGCAGCTAATTGCAGCAGACTCTGTACTAACcattgcaaattttattttaacccaCAATCACAAAacaaatcacttcttttttttttttttttttttttttttgtggtttttgggtcacacccggcagtgctcaggctattcctggctccaggctcagaaattgctcctggcaggcacgggggaccatatgggacgccggggttcgaactgatgacctcctgcatgaaaggcaaacgccttacctccatgctatctctccggccccaaaacaaatcacttCTGCAATGCATATTTCAAAGTTTATACCTTGTCACCAGCATATACTATCCCACTTAATTTAAAGAACACAGCATAACTGAGAACAGTCACACTAACTCAAATATAATAAATTGAAGAACAAAAGAATACTGGaactataaaaaaaactattagatTTAATATCCCTAGCTGATggaattcttttcatttttttaggacCTCAAAACTTTGCTtggaaatatattgtaaaaaacaACTACAAGTCAAGTGACATTTGAATTAGAAAGCGTTGTCATAAATAGTAAACATCCTGCATATGTTAATACATTTATCTTAAAAGGATTTCAATTTCCCAATACGAAAATAATTTGCTATTTCATTTGGGAAATGGCCACTCCCAAATGATTATTTTCAGCTAAGCATAAAAGCAGTCCCTGGGAATCTGTACTTTTCATAACCTGAAAGTTAATTTGGTAGTTGCTATAATACTAATCAACAACAGAAATCATAGAACAGGAAAAGGCTGAATTGACAAACAAAAGCTTGAATCTCTTTACACGTAGAATAAATAGAAGCTATCTAAGAGGCCTCATCTAGTCTCAGGGCGGTTTTTGCCGTAGTGCTTTTCTTCTCTAATAATAGCGAGTTCCCCCAACACATGATGCTATCTAGATTAACCTAATTTCAAAGGCGGGGGGTTGATTTCTTTTGTTCATCAACAGTTTGTCGCCCCGAGACCCCTGGGCTTTTGTTACAACTACTCCTACCCCCCACCCTCTTTGCTGATCTCATCTTCCCAGGCTCCTCAAACCCCTACCATCACTTTTCTCTACCCCCAAGCGACAGATTGCTtggttgtgttgtgtgtgtgtgtgtgtgtgtgtgtgtgtgtgtgtgtgtgtgtgtgcgcgctcaCGCGCGCCCTCGCACGGAGGTGGAGAAGAGGGCCTAAGGGTAGAGGTCTGTAAAGTCCACTTACCTTGACCTGACTCTCCGTCATCCCTAGCGAATAGGCCAAGCGAGccctctccggccccgccaaaTACTTCGTTTGTTCAAACGTCTTTTCCAGGGCGAAGATCTGCTGACCCGAGAAGGTGGGTCTCGTGTGCTTTCTCTTTCCGTCTTTGTCCAACAAAATGGATCCTTGATCTGTGAGACAAAAACACAGGGGTTCGGGGGAGACAACCGGTTAGAAGAGGCTCTCCTGGAAATGAAGTAAGGGGAGACTGTTTTGGAGAGAATGGAAAGCTTACTCCGAGCGGAGCACCACAGTGTTTTCAACGATAAGGTGCATCCCTCTATGCGTTTTTGCTCTCACCTGTTTTAAAAAGACTTGGATGTCTAGAACAACAGTAAAATAATCTTCAGCGCCAATGTCTGACAGCCTGGAGCATATTGCCAAAGTTTGCAGACTTTGATTACTAGGTCCGTTAAATTGCAAAGAACCGGAAAAGATCCAAAAGTTCACTTCAGCTTTTGCTGGAGGATAAACGCGTTCTTTTTATACCGCCTCGAGAGCTTTTCTAGCCGGTCTGCGCTCCACAAAGGGAGCCTTGTTTTTTTGGAATACTTCAATCAGTCGCCCTCAAATCAAATGCCCAAGTAGCCAAGGGCGAGGGGATGCCGCCTTTCTTGGCGTCCCCCTCTCCACAAGCTCTTTAAAATGAATTCTGCCATCCCCTCTCCCCCCCGCCATCACCCGGGCCACCTTCCTAGTCTCCTGGGGAACCTCCAGATCTGGGGCTCTGTCAACCCTCCTTAGCTATTGTGGCTTAGATACTCGGAAAAGTCCTGAGATTTTGGGGAAACTCCTGGGACTTTAATAAAGCCAAAACTGGGCGAGAAAAGGAGCCCAGGCTAGGTCGCCAAATGCCAGCTTTTAAGTTTGAGCCCTTCACGCACGGACTAACGACCCCGATTAGAGACCTGGGTCACTCAGCGGGTCTGTAGCCAGGTGTCGCAGAGGGGTGTCGCAGTTCCCCCCTGACTCTTGTAGCCTCGCACCCATCTTTCTCCAGTTCTTTCTGATACTAGAAGTCTGGTACCTGGAGGGCCAGCAGTGGGGCAGCTAGCTCCGTGCGCTGCACCAGCCCAAGCGGACTCCGCGCTCCTCTGTTGGCACCCAGAACTAGAATGCGCCCTGGGGCCGAGGGAACCGAGTAGCTCAgtggaagaggaaagaaggggacACTCTGGGTGCTTGGCAAGCAAGCACCTGTTATCTACTTAGGGCTGGGAGCGATCAGCGATCGCCACTGCCCGTCCCCAACAGCTGGCTGCGAGTGAGCCAGGAAGGTTAGCAAGGGCGGAGCCCGGTGCCTATCTATATAGGCTGGAGTCTGCCTAGGAGGTTCTGCCTGGGAATCTGGACTTTCTCTGCTCCCCTCCACTTTGAGCCCCGTCAGGCAGTACATTTGAACTGTATTAGGGATGCCCACAAGCAGCCTAAGATGCGACCCAAGCCCCACCGCGCGTGGTGCCAAGAGCGGACCCGTGCGTCTTTCGTTTGGAGAAGTGTTGGCCAGCTCTTGGGCAATCCCTCGGCCCTGGCTCAGCCTTCCGGCGGCCTCCGGGCGCTGCCAGGCTCCTGGCAAAGCCCGGAGAAGGGGGAAAGTGCCCTGCAGGCGTGCGGGGGGCCCGGGCCCCGCGAGCCAAGCGAACGGTACTCACGCGGGGAGCAGGCCAGGCGCGCGTCCCTCCAGGGCGGGCTCTGCATCACGCCCGGCCAGAAGATGGGCGTCCGCCCGGGCAGCTCGGCCAGCGGCTTGGGGTAGCGGCCCACGGCGGCCACGGCGGCGGCGCTGGGGCTGAAGTAGAGccccgggggcggcggcggcgggctgAGGCTACTGAAGCGGGGCAGGCCGGCCAGCAACCCCGCGGGGGACGAAGCGGCGGCCGCGGCTGCTGCAGCTGCGGCCGCGGCCGCCGATGCCGAGGAAgcggaggaggacgaggaggaggacgaggaggacgagCCGGAGGGCGAGGCGGAGGGCAAGGCGGCGCCCGAGGCCAGGGGCATCGAGGGCCGGCTCAGGATGTCGTTGATGCCGTGCGGGGTGGCGGCGGAGAGCTGCTGCGGGGGGCTGCTCAGGGACGAGAGCCCCCCGGCTGCTGCGGCGGGGGGCTTCAAGCCGGCCGGGTTGTGGGTGCCCAGCGGCGGGGAGGGCGACGACGAGGAGGACGACGAGGACGAAGAAGACGGGGGCCCGGCGGGCAGCGGGGCGTAGGCGGCGGGGTACAGCGGGGTCTTCATCTCGGCCATGCTGTGCAGGGCGGCCAGGGGCGGGCTGCTGAGCAGGAACGCGCTCTGCCGGGTGCCCTCCATCGCCCCCACCGCTAACATCCCAGGACCCGGCCGAGCCCGCGGGGTTGCTGAGCCCGCCGGCTGCTGGCTGACCCCTGCGGGGACTCAGTCGTTCTCTCGCTCGGCTCAACCCCGGGGCTGGGAGTTGCGGCCACAAGGTCCAAACCCAGTTCTGGAAAGGTTCTCCCGAGCCGGGCCTGCGATTCTTGCAATCTGGACTCTTCTTGGCACGCCCTGGCCCCTTGCAGCTCAGAGCGCGCCGCTTCTCATCGCCTCCAAGTCAGCAAAGAAGCGAAGCCGTTTGTTTCCAACGCTGGCAGGCCGCGGTGAGTTTGGCCAGCAAAGTTCAGAGCCGCCGGAGAGACACTTTTTCCAGGACAAGTGGACTTGTGGCACGCCGGC is a window from the Suncus etruscus isolate mSunEtr1 chromosome 16, mSunEtr1.pri.cur, whole genome shotgun sequence genome containing:
- the NKX6-1 gene encoding homeobox protein Nkx-6.1, with amino-acid sequence MLAVGAMEGTRQSAFLLSSPPLAALHSMAEMKTPLYPAAYAPLPAGPPSSSSSSSSSSSPSPPLGTHNPAGLKPPAAAAGGLSSLSSPPQQLSAATPHGINDILSRPSMPLASGAALPSASPSGSSSSSSSSSSSASSASAAAAAAAAAAAAASSPAGLLAGLPRFSSLSPPPPPPGLYFSPSAAAVAAVGRYPKPLAELPGRTPIFWPGVMQSPPWRDARLACSPHQGSILLDKDGKRKHTRPTFSGQQIFALEKTFEQTKYLAGPERARLAYSLGMTESQVKVWFQNRRTKWRKKHAAEMATAKKKQDSETERLKGASENEEDDDDYNKPLDPNSDDEKITQLLKKHKSGGGSALLLHAAETDASS